In a single window of the Lineus longissimus chromosome 4, tnLinLong1.2, whole genome shotgun sequence genome:
- the LOC135486209 gene encoding dynein light chain Tctex-type 5-B-like isoform X2: MTHLNLPDQSQGARRSSLFQIPINFKPAPRGSSHVSFIRDPHHDDTLHEDSFHRRPKKVYYENTYQMDPPERFKAEQVSDIIREVLNSSLEETTYEPMACSILSKTIAQDIKLRVEELDFKRYKLISWVTIGEKKDQGVRIGSRCVWDQDRDNFATATFENTHIYAVGMMYAVYYE; this comes from the exons ATGACTCATCTAAACCTGCCAGACCAGAGTCAAGGGGCAAGGAGGTCCAGCTTGTTTCAGATTCCGATAAATTTCAAGCCAGCTCCAAGGGGGTCAAGCCATGTCTCATTCATACGCGATCCACACCATGATGACACTTTACATGAGGACAGCTTCCACAGGAGGCCAAAGAAG GTTTACTATGAGAACACGTACCAGATGGACCCGCCCGAGAGGTTCAAGGCTGAACAGGTGTCTGATATCATCCGGGAGGTACTCAATAGTTCACTGGAAG AGACAACGTACGAGCCAATGGCATGCAGCATCCTCTCAAAAACAATCGCTCAGGACATAAAGCTCAGAGTTGAAGAACTAGATTTCAAAAG GTACAAGCTAATCAGCTGGGTCACAATCGGTGAGAAGAAGGACCAGGGAGTTCGCATCGGAAGTCGTTGCGTGTGGGACCAAGATAGAGACAATTTTGCCACAGCAACGTTTGAAAATACCCATATTTATGCTGTTGGTATGATGTATGCTGTTTATTATGAATAG
- the LOC135486209 gene encoding dynein light chain Tctex-type 5-B-like isoform X1: MTILSSILLCFFKLRQCLPSSLFNSSDFRTDEMTHLNLPDQSQGARRSSLFQIPINFKPAPRGSSHVSFIRDPHHDDTLHEDSFHRRPKKVYYENTYQMDPPERFKAEQVSDIIREVLNSSLEETTYEPMACSILSKTIAQDIKLRVEELDFKRYKLISWVTIGEKKDQGVRIGSRCVWDQDRDNFATATFENTHIYAVGMMYAVYYE; encoded by the exons ATGACAATTTTGTCATCCATCCTGTTGTGTTTTTTTAAGTTACGACAATGTCTTCCATCGTCCCTCTTCAATTCTTCAGACTTCAGAACTGATGAGATGACTCATCTAAACCTGCCAGACCAGAGTCAAGGGGCAAGGAGGTCCAGCTTGTTTCAGATTCCGATAAATTTCAAGCCAGCTCCAAGGGGGTCAAGCCATGTCTCATTCATACGCGATCCACACCATGATGACACTTTACATGAGGACAGCTTCCACAGGAGGCCAAAGAAG GTTTACTATGAGAACACGTACCAGATGGACCCGCCCGAGAGGTTCAAGGCTGAACAGGTGTCTGATATCATCCGGGAGGTACTCAATAGTTCACTGGAAG AGACAACGTACGAGCCAATGGCATGCAGCATCCTCTCAAAAACAATCGCTCAGGACATAAAGCTCAGAGTTGAAGAACTAGATTTCAAAAG GTACAAGCTAATCAGCTGGGTCACAATCGGTGAGAAGAAGGACCAGGGAGTTCGCATCGGAAGTCGTTGCGTGTGGGACCAAGATAGAGACAATTTTGCCACAGCAACGTTTGAAAATACCCATATTTATGCTGTTGGTATGATGTATGCTGTTTATTATGAATAG